A section of the Dehalobacter sp. DCM genome encodes:
- a CDS encoding TRAP transporter substrate-binding protein yields MRKKSPLIIVLSLCLILLVSLTGCSSSSTAQNEKVTLILSTHENESSWWCQNILNPWVEETEKAGNGKLDIEVHYGGELVGIMDAYDAVVKGTVDMAEVFPSLVSGQFPLSDINTLASSNKVNYRPGTTYWELIEKFPEMQTEYSQVKLLGVGQFYEPYLGTVSKPIKTFSDMKGLQFLANGPASASRLKAWGATPANVPPSDLFSSLQKGVLQGTAVALLSFEGMGFGDAIKYLSHVNSDSTNLALIMNKDKFAGLPEDLQKVLTDAGLKFTQEHDEIQVNADPGFQQSVTEKYGVQFIDVPQAELEKFEASGAPVRNKLASELDKKGLPGTEVKNYFLELENKYSAAEYAPQK; encoded by the coding sequence GTGAGAAAAAAGAGCCCACTCATTATCGTTCTGAGCTTATGTCTGATTTTATTGGTCTCTTTAACCGGGTGCAGCAGTTCCAGCACAGCGCAAAACGAAAAAGTCACGCTCATTCTCAGTACCCATGAAAACGAAAGCAGCTGGTGGTGCCAAAACATACTGAACCCATGGGTTGAGGAAACGGAAAAAGCGGGCAACGGCAAACTGGATATTGAAGTCCATTACGGCGGTGAACTTGTCGGGATCATGGATGCGTACGATGCGGTGGTCAAAGGAACCGTGGATATGGCCGAAGTATTCCCATCTTTGGTTTCCGGTCAATTCCCCTTATCCGACATCAATACGCTGGCATCGTCAAATAAGGTCAATTACCGCCCGGGCACAACCTACTGGGAACTCATTGAAAAATTCCCGGAAATGCAGACTGAATACAGCCAAGTAAAGCTGCTGGGTGTCGGCCAGTTTTATGAGCCATACCTCGGAACCGTCAGTAAACCAATTAAAACGTTTAGTGATATGAAGGGTTTACAGTTCTTAGCTAACGGCCCTGCCAGTGCCAGCAGATTAAAGGCGTGGGGTGCCACCCCGGCGAATGTTCCCCCTTCCGACCTGTTCTCCTCACTCCAGAAAGGTGTTTTACAGGGAACAGCCGTTGCTTTATTAAGTTTCGAAGGTATGGGCTTTGGCGATGCGATCAAATACTTAAGCCATGTCAACAGTGACAGTACGAACCTGGCATTGATCATGAACAAAGATAAATTTGCCGGTCTGCCTGAAGATCTTCAGAAGGTTCTGACTGACGCCGGTCTTAAGTTCACTCAGGAACATGACGAGATCCAAGTCAACGCCGATCCGGGCTTCCAACAATCGGTAACCGAGAAATACGGCGTCCAGTTTATCGACGTACCGCAAGCCGAGTTGGAAAAGTTCGAAGCCTCCGGTGCTCCCGTACGGAACAAGCTTGCATCAGAACTTGATAAAAAAGGTCTTCCCGGTACGGAAGTAAAGAATTACTTCCTTGAACTTGAGAATAAATATTCAGCTGCTGAATATGCGCCTCAAAAATAG